From Triticum urartu cultivar G1812 chromosome 2, Tu2.1, whole genome shotgun sequence, a single genomic window includes:
- the LOC125538718 gene encoding probable aldo-keto reductase 3: MAAAPVVVPRMKLGSQGLEISAQGLGCMGMSAVYGERKPEQDMIALLRHAVAAGVTFLDTSDIYGPHTNELLLGKALQGGAREKVQLATKFGITPAREVHGDPAYVRAACEGSLARLGVDCIDLYYQHRIDKNVPVEITMGEIKKLVQEGKVKYIGLSEASSSTIRRAHAVHPITAVQLEWSLWSRDVEEDIIPTCRELGIGIVAYSPLDRGFLSTGPKLMDTLPEDDFRKNLPRFQPENMEKNAAIFECVSEMAARKGCTSSQLALAWVHHQGSDVCPIPGTTKVENFSQNVRALSVQLTAEEMTELESYATMDAVHGDRYHNAYLMNLNTWKDSETPPLSSWKAT; encoded by the exons ATGGCTGCTGCTCCGGTGGTCGTGCCGCGCATGAAGCTGGGCTCTCAGGGGCTGGAGATCTCGGCGCAGGGCCTCGGCTGCATGGGCATGTCCGCTGTCTACGGCGAGCGCAAGCCCGAGCAGGACATGATCGCGCTCCTCCGCCACGCCGTCGCCGCCGGCGTCACCTTCCTCGACACCTCCGACATCTACGGCCCCCACACCAACGAGCTCTTGCTCGGCAAG GCGCTGCAGGGAGGGGCGAGGGAGAAGGTCCAGTTGGCCACGAAATTCGGCATCACGCCGGCCCGGGAGGTCCATGGCGATCCGGCGTACGTGCGGGCGGCGTGCGAGGGCAGcctcgctcggctcggcgtcgACTGCATCGACCTCTACTACCAGCACCGCATCGACAAGAATGTCCCCGTCGAGATCACG ATGGGTGAGATCAAGAAGCTAGTCCAAGAAGGAAAGGTGAAATATATCGGGTTGTCGGAGGCCTCATCATCGACAATAAGACGGGCACACGCAGTTCATCCCATCACCGCCGTTCAGCTAGAGTGGTCTCTGTGGTCAAGAGACGTTGAAGAAGATATAATCCCAACTTGCAG AGAACTTGGCATCGGAATTGTGGCGTACAGTCCACTAGATAGAGGTTTTCTATCCACGGGACCTAAACTGATGGACACATTACCAGAGGACGATTTCCGCAAG AATCTCCCAAGATTTCAGCCCGAGAACATGGAGAAAAACGCGGCGATATTCGAGTGTGTGAGCGAGATGGCTGCAAGGAAGGGTTGCACGTCGTCGCAACTCGCGCTGGCTTGGGTTCACCACCAGGGAAGCGATGTGTGCCCCATACCTGGCACAACCAAAGTTGAGAATTTCAGCCAGAACGTGAGAGCATTGTCTGTGCAGCTCACGGCTGAGGAGATGACTGAGCTGGAATCCTACGCCACCATGGACGCTGTCCATGGTGATCGGTACCACAACGCGTATTTGATGAATCTAAACACCTGGAAGGACTCCGAGACCCCTCCCTTGTCATCCTGGAAAGCCACTTAG